One window of Candidatus Nitrospira kreftii genomic DNA carries:
- a CDS encoding Dimethylhistidine N-methyltransferase, with the protein MMLSDTRQTDTVGEFAVAVAHSLRKVGQRELPSAYLYDELGTALFEAITVLPEYGLTRAEERLLRRHAGDMLGHLPPPMAVIELGSGSGRKTRWILEALAAREPVAYFPIDISAAALIKCRQELGHIGALSIVGLETSYLEGLEEAVTRRRPNQALLILFLGSTIGNFNPPAAEKFLQDIRRNLRPGDALLLGVDVKKSIHDLLLAYDDPAGVTAAFNLNLLARINRELGGDFVLRHFEHHIRYQEIDGRIEMHLRSTRKQTVSIRAADITCTFQEGETIWTEACYKFRVEEIPGMARRTGFMCEAQWVDTEWAFAENLLIAD; encoded by the coding sequence ATGATGCTCTCAGACACGAGACAAACCGACACCGTCGGAGAATTCGCCGTCGCCGTGGCTCACAGCCTCAGGAAGGTGGGTCAACGTGAACTCCCTTCGGCATACCTGTACGATGAGCTGGGCACGGCACTATTTGAAGCGATCACCGTGCTACCCGAATATGGACTGACTCGTGCCGAGGAACGTCTCCTCCGCCGCCATGCGGGAGACATGCTCGGACATCTTCCGCCTCCCATGGCAGTGATTGAGTTGGGGAGCGGCAGCGGCCGAAAAACCCGCTGGATATTGGAAGCGCTCGCCGCTCGAGAGCCGGTGGCCTATTTCCCCATCGACATATCTGCCGCGGCCCTCATCAAATGCCGCCAAGAATTGGGGCACATCGGCGCTCTCAGCATCGTCGGGCTGGAGACATCGTATCTGGAAGGACTTGAAGAAGCCGTGACTCGTCGCCGGCCGAATCAGGCACTTCTGATCTTGTTCCTGGGAAGCACCATCGGCAACTTCAATCCACCGGCAGCGGAGAAGTTTCTACAGGACATCCGCCGGAATCTACGGCCCGGCGATGCCCTTTTGCTGGGAGTGGACGTGAAGAAATCGATCCACGATCTGTTATTAGCGTACGATGACCCGGCCGGAGTGACGGCCGCCTTCAATCTCAATCTGCTTGCCCGGATCAATCGGGAACTAGGAGGAGACTTTGTCCTTCGGCACTTCGAACACCACATCCGGTATCAGGAAATAGACGGTCGCATCGAAATGCACCTCCGTTCGACACGGAAGCAGACGGTGTCGATTCGAGCCGCGGATATCACCTGTACTTTCCAAGAAGGGGAAACGATCTGGACGGAAGCTTGCTACAAGTTCCGTGTCGAGGAAATTCCTGGAATGGCTCGACGCACGGGATTCATGTGCGAGGCACAATGGGTCGATACCGAATGGGCGTTTGCCGAGAACCTTTTGATTGCCGATTAA